One stretch of Armigeres subalbatus isolate Guangzhou_Male chromosome 2, GZ_Asu_2, whole genome shotgun sequence DNA includes these proteins:
- the LOC134212587 gene encoding cyclin-Y-like protein 1 codes for MGNKNSCCSYSSPPPTRKTKDVPVFEEHLPEGELSTNNLQHISEREGDDGEHDPSVDPSAGTMFLERSKQSLENGMTRKKSQHQIAPQGGTVLKKSSSCSTIYLDDSTVSQPNLKNTVKCVSLAIYYHIKTRTSERRIDIFDEKLHPLTRDPVPDDYDLHNPEHRQIYKFVRTLFNAAQLTAECAIITLIYLERLLTYAELDIGPYNWKRIVLGAILLASKVWDDQAVWNVDYCQILKDITVEDMNELERQFLELLQFNINVPSSVYAKYYFDLRTLAEANDLSFPTEPLSKERAQKLEAMSRVMQDKATAEALKNGMKKWSSIDNIHQQGNVRRSVAILS; via the coding sequence ATGGGCAATAAGAATTCGTGCTGCTCGTATTCGAGCCCTCCGCCGACACGCAAAACTAAGGATGTACCGGTGTTTGAGGAACATCTTCCGGAAGGTGAACTCTCGACAAACAACCTGCAGCACATCTCCGAGCGGGAGGGTGACGATGGAGAACACGATCCATCGGTGGACCCGTCGGCGGGCACAATGTTCCTGGAGCGCTCAAAGCAAAGCTTAGAAAATGGGATGACTAGGAAAAAATCCCAACATCAAATTGCACCCCAAGGTGGAACGGTGTTAAAGAAGAGCAGCTCGTGCTCGACAATTTATTTAGACGATTCGACTGTGTCTCAGCCGAACCTCAAGAATACGGTCAAATGTGTTTCACTAGCAATCTATTACCATATTAAAACTCGCACCAGTGAACGGAGGATAGACATCTTTGACGAAAAACTGCACCCGCTGACTCGAGATCCGGTGCCAGATGATTATGATCTACACAATCCAGAGCATCGACAAATCTACAAATTCGTTCGGACACTATTCAATGCCGCTCAACTAACAGCGGAATGTGCCATCATCACCTTGATTTACCTGGAACGGTTACTAACGTACGCCGAGCTGGATATCGGCCCGTACAATTGGAAACGGATAGTTCTCGGTGCAATCCTGCTTGCTTCCAAGGTGTGGGACGACCAAGCAGTCTGGAACGTTGACTACTGTCAGATTCTGAAGGACATCACCGTGGAGGATATGAACGAGCTCGAAAGGCAATTTCTCGAACTGCTCCAGTTCAACATCAACGTGCCGTCCTCCGTGTACGCCAAGTATTACTTCGATCTGCGAACGCTAGCCGAAGCCAACGATCTATCATTCCCCACGGAACCGCTGTCGAAGGAAAGGGCACAGAAGCTGGAAGCCATGTCGCGGGTGATGCAGGACAAGGCGACGGCTGAGGCGCTGAAGAACGGGATGAAGAAATGGTCCTCCATCGACAACATCCACCAGCAGGGCAACGTGCGGCGAAGCGTTGCCATTCTGTCGTGA